The nucleotide sequence ttcatgAAATGAGCAAAACAGAGACATCCTAAAATAGAGATTAGTTGGGTAAGGAAGATCAGTCCATAACGAATCAGTGTTTGATTTGTCAGAAGCAAATTTCCAGCTACAGATTAGTTCAAAgcatattgatttatttttcgaggTACTAATTTATCACCATTGTACAATTGGTTATCGACAATCATGAGTTTGTGTGTATAAAACAGTAGGATAGGTTATGCTTCATCAGATGGATGTAGATTTCAGATGGAATGGTCAGTTGGCTTTTGTTTTAGTGGAGTTTTTAGTGTCCATTTTGGATTGAGACTGCTGTCATTGCTGTTCTTGACTTTGGTGGATGTTGCCTCTTTAAGCTACAAACTTGGTTCTTATCAATGCTTTCTGCAGGTTTTATGTCGCGGAAATCCTACTTGCTTTGGAGTACCTACACATGTTGGGTGTGATCTATCGTGATCTAAAACCAGAAAACATTCTGGTTCGTGAAGATGGTCATATCATGCTCTCCGATTTTGACTTGTCTCTCCGATGCTCAGTAAGCCCGACCCTTGTCAGATCCTCCTCATTAGGCACACAGGAGTCTGCAAAGAAGCTCTCAGGACCCTGTGCTGAAAATAGCTGCATTGACCCTCTTTGTCTTCGAccatcttgggttcaagtttcttGCTTCACACCCCGTTTGCTATCCTCCACACAAGAGAAAACACAGAAGGAAGTAGGTGGGCAGGTAAGACCACTTCCGCAACTTGTGGTGGAGCCGACTGATGCACGTTCCAACTCCTTTGTTGGGACCCATGAATACCTAGCACCAGAGATCATTAGAGGAGATGGACATGGAAGTGCCGTGGATTGGTGGACCTTTGGGATCTTATTGTACGAATTACTTTTTGGTAGAACACCCTTCAGAGGACCTGGAAACGAGGAAACATTGGCCAACGTGGTTTCTCAGAGCTTGAAGTTCCCTGAGAACCCATCCGTTAGCTTTCATGCAAAGGATTTGATCAGAGGGCTTCTGGTAAAGGAGCCGGAAAATAGATTGGGATCGGTCAAAGGTGCCGCCGAGATCAAGCAGCACACGTTCTTTGATGGGTTAAATTGGGCCCTGATCCGATGTGCAGCACCACCCGAGACACCAAGAAGCCATGAGATTGGGACGCCCCTGATGTTGCGTAAGAAAAAAGAAGGTAAATGTCTTGATTTCAGGGCGAACGGAGAGGACGTGGAATTCGAGCTcttctagcaaaaaaaaaaaaaattgctagacTCCGGTGTAAGAGTGTAGTGTACTACTTCACTTGGCGGCAGTTGCCCATCTTAATTCCCTACCCTACCTGTTGTTGTGACTATCTATCTATTAATGTAAAATGTAGGTGTAATACGCCCGCCCCTGTTAGTAACATGAATATGATGGGTTGGTTCCACATAACATCATGAGCCTCCGATCCACTCCTGCTGCTAGTTCTCATTTTGACCTCTCTCAGTTAAACCCATCATCCATCGGGCTTGGTTGGTGGTGGAAACTTAGATGCCAATTTGATAGTCTCGTGGTTTAATTTCAATTCTCTTTTGGAATCTGATGTACTTGCAGAGCAAGCAGGAGCCCCTTGCGGGACCAATtcttttttgatatatttatgatcaTCACTTCCAGGGAATTGCTCATACGGCAAAGGTCATCATTGTTATTGTTGGTAAGAGAccaattcttttctttctttttttgttctttttttttgtgtcttTGTAGAGATGCTTGACAATTCAACTTTATAAGATCGATGAGCACGAATGATTTTCCCGCATATTGATTCTGAATTATTTCCGAGTCAAATTACTTTGGTACATGATCTTGAAGCCTATACTATACTAATTACTTTGGTGTTGAAATTGTGTTGCAGATCGATCTTTTCCTAGTAGGAGTATAATACGAAGCCAGTCTCTGTCGTTTTGATGATCATGATCAAATCTGCCTGCCCACAAAAGCTTGATGTTTGGATATAATGATCGGCAGCTGCTTTAGTATCGTCCGTCCGtctgctactgctactgctggGCGCTCTTCTCCGCCATACGCTTTAATATTTTGTCGCCATACGCGTTGATCTCCTTGGTGGAGGAGAAGGCAGGCATTTATTTCTCTGTCATCACGCAACGCCATCATGGATGACGGAAGGTAAGGTCGTGGAGCCCATGCTGGTGGTCGGTCACCGGATGCAAACCGGCATGTTCAGAAGATGATTCAGCCCCCTCCTCTTCTTTTGAAATGGAACTGCTGCGTTCTTTGGTCCCCATCGGTGATGAATCTATCTCGTAGCCTCCTAGAGAAATTTTGGTCGTCAGACAATTTTAGCAAACCGAGTGTCGCATGAAAGCGAAGTtgagattgattgattgattgattgcttgTAGTGTCTGAAGGGGCCCGCCAGCATTCGTTCAGAGTTGGATTGAATCGTGCAGTCTTGGGGGAGTAACAAAACAAAACATCCGACAGCAATGATACCGGTCCCCCCCAGCGAAACTGACATGTTACCGACGGAGAAACAAAAGGGTTACATTGCAGAGTGATGCATTCCGCACCGATACAATTAACTCTTCCGCTGTCAGTTTTGATGCCTAGCCAGCCTCCACAGCATCTGTTACAAAACAAATGAAAAATGACCAGAAAGTGTCACCCAAAAACTTTTGCTTTCTTCATGCACTTAAGTTGGACCTCCACAGGTTTCTGTACTTTCCAGCTGACCGTACACCCAAAGAACCAAACATCATCATAAGATTGAGCAACTGAAAATTCTGAACAAGaaaaagctcaaaagtgtcacTTCTCGTTAGATTATAAAAATTCTGCTGAGATACGTGTTTCGAACAACTCAGTCACAAGCTTATGAAACAATATGACACAAAAGCTATTACATTTCTGAGATACTGTCAACTAACCTGCCACGATAAGACGTGTCTTCCAGTTTAAAAAGATGATAAGAagattaaaacaaaaaagagagagagagatgttgttGGCATATGGATAACAAAAAACAAAACCATTCACAGAGCATATATTTCAAAGGGGCAATCTGTGTCACAGTAGATTCGACCTCCAGGAGTTCAATCTATATTCAACGGGGCATCGGCGATGGCTTCGATATCCTTCTTGCTCTTAACCAAGCATCTTTTCATCATTTCTGAATCAAGCTTAGGCAGGTCTTCTGCAACTGCCAGGTATCCGTAAAGAAACGGGAAGTTCTTGAAACAAGCTTCACGTTCACCGTTAGCTTTACTTTTGCTGGCAGTCCTCCGATAAAACTCTTGTCTGCCTCGGTTACCATCAGCAAAGCAGTTGTGAAGCTTCTCCGCTTCTTGCAGACCAGAAAAGGTCGGGAAGAACTTAATCAAGAACACATTCTGGTTTGCAGGTTTCCCATGGCAAATTGTCGTCTTCCCAGCTTCAAACCCCATTTCTGGAATCCAAAAGCAACAAAAGTTATATACAACTTAGTTTTTTGTCCTATTAATAGGACGCTAAGATGGAAGAAAACATTCTAGGCACCACCAATGTGCCTCAACTAAACCATGCACATCAAAGAATTAGTTTATTTTATGGGGGGCAATTTCTCCATGAGTCCCCATCCCTGCTTTTCGTATTCATGGCAATAGCTTCATACCCATTTGATAAACTATAACAATGGACTTTATTAGCAAACAAAATACACAGTTAAAAAGAAAGCCATAACTTTTGACAGAACATTCTCATATAACTCTAGATGTCGACTAACCAGATAGCAGTAACATTAGGAAAACGGCTACCCCATGCACAACTGTAGAACTAATAGCAGTAGATAAGTGGCAGGATTTTGGTATGGATTGGTAGCATTTGAAGCCAGAGGTGATTTATAACAAACCTCTTAGTATTTCTTGTACTCCTTCAGTAGACAGGACTTTTTGTTGGCTGTTACTGACTTTTTTCTCAACGGAACTATTATGGATGATAACAACAGGCGGCCAAAGTATCAGATCCTCCTTCAAAGCCTTAGCTTCAGCAGTAGCTCCAGATTGGTAAACCCTGGAATTGTCAGGAGCCACGAGCCAATTCCAGTCCACAAGGAGACAAAGGGCTTTGTGAAGACCCAAGTGTTCTGTCTTTAAGCCCACCTTGCCAGAGTGATACAGGTGACTCACCAAGCTGTGTGTATCTACAAACTCCTTTGACATGCTGAACGAAAGGGGAAGAAAAGAAAACTGTTCAAGTAATATAAATTTCTAGGCATTTAAGCATATATCCAATCAACCTAGAAGTAAGTCGATCTTGCAACATCATCTCCGCCGTTGCACAAAGCATTAACTTAGTACTTAGTGCCATTTAACTTAAATAAGGCAGCTGTTCTCTTCTTATATGACATATCAAATGTATATGTTACTTAATGAACAATTCCAATGAATCAAATCCAACTAAACTGAGCCAAATAGCTAGGCTCACCGTACCACAGCACACTGCCCCCCCATCGTACCATGTGTCGATACGTCAATAtggatcggtacgtaccatacCAACATCTGATCAGTACACCGGTACGGACCGATAAGACGAACCATGCTAAATAGCATTCATAATTGAGAATATTTTAATTAAAGCAAACAGAAACAAAGAATATATAACAAGCAATAATAACCAATAACCATCGGAAATTGAATACATGACAGGCAAAGGATGATCGACAATAAAATGACTCCCTCAAATAATTTAGAAGAAAAATCTAAACCCTAATTGACCAACAAATTAAAAGTCATGATGTTACAAGCATTTGGAGTCAGCCACATCGATCTTTCCTACCATAGTGTTTTTGTCGAGGGCAACTTAAACACCAACAATTAATTTAAAACAAATCAAGAAAACAGATATCCAAATGTAAAATGAAGCCATATTAACAGTCAAAAGAAAACAACTGAATTTGGTACCAAATTACAAGCAAGGAAAGTTAGGTATCCCAATTGTAATCCCAGACATGCCAAAAGtaaaaatagaagctcaaactaaGTGTTTTATGTGGAAGAAAAAGGTCAATGTCACATCAACTACGGAAACCATGTTTTATGAGGAATTGGAAGGCCAATATTGCATCAACAGGAGACAAAGTGTTTTATGTGGAATCAAAAGACCAATATCACAACATCTAGGAAGGAATATCATTGATTAGATCGACACATGGAGACCCAATCAAACAGCAAAGACAAACCATCTACTCTTCCACGTGAATTTTACGAGTGAAATGCAGGTTCATAGAATTAGTGATTATTCCTGGAAAGTAATAGTTAATCATATTACCAATAGGTTAATCCCAGAAGAAAGTCCAACTTAATACCAATAGTTGGATGATGGGATTGAAAGTCCAACTTGATACCAATAGATGGATGATTACTTAAATATCTTGCTATTGTATCTATCAACTTGAACTAACAAACATTTATAACCTCGGAACAACTTAGGCTCCTACAAATCAGCCTTCATCCACACAGTACCATTTTCACAGCACTCGTCTTCACAATCTATGTTCGATGAACAGGAAGTTGTCATTGCCTTCATGTTATGTATAACGATAAAGTGCCAAGGCAAATCATTTGGCTCCAGAAGTCATCATCCTACTTTGTGGATGGTTGATCCTTTCAACAACAGTTCTAGCACAGGTAACAAACAGCACTCTTTTAAGCCTTCTCTACAACtaaaacaaatttaatttaaaCCAAAAATATTTAGTCCTAATCAACTAGCAGAATAAGATAGGAACATGCTTATTTCATGCAGCTGCAATAAAGGTATTTCAGTTAATCGTAATTGGAGCAGTTGAAAGGCAACTAATGATGTGCCAATCATGTACTTCTCAGTTGCAAGTTGGACCAAGCATTCAACTTCCTGAAGGCTACCACAGATGAAGAAGACAGACCTGCCACATACGCAACAAAGAAGAGGACTCCCTGGTCCTTGCTCTTGGTATCTTTTCACTTGCTGTGGATTCTCATTCAATGACTTAAAAAAACGAAGAAAGGCCTTGTGCACTTGCTGCTTAAACTCTTCGGAACCTTCAGCTGGATCTCTTTTTACTTGCACATTATCATCTCGTGGAACATTTCCGTCATGATTCAGACCATCATGCCGGTCTACTATATCCTTCTTCCAGAGTTTGTTGGGTCTAAACTCCTTTCTTCTCTCAGAAGTATATGGACCACGGGATTCTGAAGGACCAGGCCTCAATCGTCTTTTTAAGGTCATACCATGGCCATGTTCCGCATGTTTGAAGGTCCCCCCAGAAGGCAACCAAACATCAGACCAAGACATTCTATGAGAAAGTGACCTATATTTGGTATGGCCAAAATCCAACTCTTTCGAGTTAATATCACCTTGCCTTTCTTCTTCTGGCCATATATCATCAGTAACACCAGGTGAGGAGATCCTTCTAAAAGCAGTTCGATCATTGGATGCAACACTTCTTGGATCAAATTCATTTATGTAACTATGAGTAACATATTTTCTTCTAGTCATCCTTTCTGATGATAGCTGATAAAGACCTTCCATTTCCAACTCCCTTCGTGGCGATCTCACAACCTGTCCATAAATATCCATTCGATGACCAGAATACATAGGACTCTTAGGTCTTTCCTTGTAACTAGTACGAGCAGCATCAATCCCTAAAGCATATGTTTCTTCGAGAGATGTTAGTTCATGGACTCTTGATGGTTTTACTCTGTATCCCAGATGCCCACTAGCAGAACTATCTACATAGTCCACAGTGATGCCTTTACCCTCACGATAATCCAAGTCCGCATCTCCATGTAAAGAACGCTGCTTGTCCCATAGGCTACTTTCGCTTGTAACATTTCGAGAAGTATCCAATTCACCGACCCTAACTCCTACCAGATCCCTGAAAGATGACCCTATTTTTTCACGATGGTCAGTACGAGAACCCCATGACACCTTTTCATACATGTCATCCAATACAAGAAATTCACGATCACTGAGCTCTCTCCGGTTGATCTCATCATAGCCACGGTATCGGGGCTCGGTTCCAGCTGGACTAAGTGGGGCCCATCTAACTGGCTCAGAGAACTGCTTTTGACTGTACCCAATCCTCTCCACAGTATCGTCCATAAACTTGATTGGAGCATCTCTAATGGAACCATCCAATGGCCGGCGAAGGTGATTGTCATACAAGCCCAACATATCATCTTTCGGGAAGCTGGATGATGAGGCACCACCGTAGAGCCTCGGAAATGGAGGATCTGTCGTTGCAAAAGGTGTGTCCTTAAAGTAAGCCTTCCCTCCCAGTCTCTCATCatagggatttctcaactgatcaTGGTAGTCATGGTGCCCCACATTCAAAGAGCCTTTGCTTCTTCCCATATTGTCTAGTTTCAGTCCGGCAGCATCAAGTGAGTAGTTTACATCTGCAGGTAGTGAGTATAAATTTTGAGGGGATCCATCATCCAAAAACAGCGATCTTCGATAATGCGAGTTTTGTGTTTCAAGCCCCAAAGATGACATCCCTGGTGCCCCATTGCCTGGCTGGAGAATGTCTTTATCCTTGATCCAATGAGACAGCCTCAAGCCCGGTTTCACCTCAGAATCCAAGTTAGATGGATCACCAGGCAACATTAACCTATGTGGGATCTCATAACTGTTGCATCCAAACGGTGAGGGCCGGCCACGGAGCTGGGGTGGCAGTGAGGGTTCGTCGTGGAGATGTCGTGCATAATCTGAGTGCCAAGGGGCGTAGTTCCTGCGTTCAACGGAGGTGCTCCGGCGGTCTGGTGAGCGCCGGGGCCTATCCCTGGTCGGTGGGCTCAAGCTGTTGCGGCGGGACCGATGGAGAAAGCGGTTACGATGCCAATCTGATCGATTGTTCTTCGTCTTGGCAGCTGCTGCGGCAGCAGGAGGTGACAGTCCCCTGtcgcctcttcctcctcgtcctcccgCTGCAGGTGCCCTGCCGCGCATCTTCTCGAGAATCTAAAATCCCAACAGGCAAAAAGGTCCACGAGGCAGAAGAATCCTAAACGATTGGCTCCTGGAGCGCCAACCCCGATTCTTTTCTGTATCGGGCAGCGAAATCCACCAGAAGAATTGTCTCGGATCGGAGATAAAACTCAGGGCAAAATCACACAAGGCAACGAACTCAAGAATTACACGGCAACCAAAGAGTAAGAACGTCCAAACCCTAACAAAATCCTATACCCATctcgaaaccctaaccctaatcctaAACGAACAGGGAATAGCGACGCCGATTTCTGCCGCCAGAGCGGATCAAAGACGAGATCGTATTCTGACCTTGCACCAAGAAGGCATAGAGATGCTGGATTCCGTCGCCGAAGCCGACTCCACCGCCACCACCGTCACCTATCTGCCCACTGGCGGTGCGCTCCCTTTGCACTCGCGCTCCGTGTTGTTGCGGCGTTGGCGATTCGAGCGCTGGCCCTTAAATAGCATTCTTGTCTATTTGACATAAATACCCCTGTCCTTCCTTTAATTTCTTGTACACCTTTAACAAGTTCTAAGGTTATTAATGTGAATCCACACTAGCACTATTAATATTGTGCTAAGTTTGCCATTAATTAAGGGTTACGCTTTAGATTAATTAGGCtaatattcaatatatatatatataatactatatacatgcatataaatgatgGCACAAATACATTTTGGAGTCACATGAGGATGGACCCCTTCGATGACAGCTTGGACTTTAATATCCGTGTTCGGTTTCTGATTGCAGCAAAACACACAGATTTCCGGTGCTTCATAGTTAATACAGGTAAGACGAATCATTGAGGCCCACTACAAGCCCACCAGACTGgtctttatactttaatggaagtAATTGTATGAGTTCATGATTTGACTTGTAAAAAATATATAGATGATTTGATTCTGATACAAATGATAAAATTAAGCATATGtaattttaatttgatttgaattcaagccgAAATCTTCTCGTATATGATTTATCTcataaatcttaaaaatattctaaatCGACCTTTCTAAAACTATTAAATGATCGTCGACTTCAAATCAAGCCCGGTTGGAtagatcagattttgatgatgtgaatCACATGTGATGGATCGATCGATTTCGAACCGGACATTGAACCCATGCGAACCGTTCTTTGACTGGAATGGGTAATTTGGCATGCACGCGGTGGGTGCAGTGAAAGCAATGAGAATACTGCCCTCACGGTGGCTGCAACGAAGCCAATTTGGATTCTGGAAGATGCAGAGTCTCGATGTTCATCGAAGCCTGGAAAAGGCAGCTTTAGCGAGAGGATAAGAGACCGGAAGGGGAACGCTGGCCGTAGGAGTGTGAAAGCAATGTACTCGACGCCGGTTGCTGAGTTGATGTGGCCGTCAGATTTGTCGAGCGTGCTTCCACGCCTTCCGTAATTATCCCAAGAGGAAAAAGACGAAGGTGCAGATGGAACACGTTTTCCTTCTGCTGCTGCCGCAGTCGCCCGACGTTTGTCTTCCTCGAGTGGAAGCCCTGCGCTTTTCTTATTCCTCATCTGTTCTCTCTTGTGAAACCTCGTCGCTGGAGTGTGGCGCCCGCGGCGGGCTACGACTTGGAACGCCTTCTTCCCTTACCATCCACTCTTATCACTCccacacacactatatatatatatgtgtgtgtgtgtgtgcgtgtttaGGCTCGATACCTGTCAGCGACGTCTCCAACTCGAAGCTTGCACGCCATTTCCGTTCTGTGCTCTGATCATGGACTTTGaggattcctcctcctcctcgtactcgtgctcctcctcgtcctcggGTCTCTCGACCGCATGGGCGCCGGGGCCGTCACCAAAGCGGAAGGCCGGGCGGAAGAAGTTCCGGGAGACGCGGCACCCGGTGTACCACGGCGTGCGGGAGCGCAACGGGGGGAAGTGGGTGTCCGAGGTGCGGGAGCCCCGGAAGAAGAGCCGAATATGGCTGGGCACGTTCCGGGCGCCGGAGATGGCAGCCAGGGCGCACGACGTGGCCGCCATCGCGCTCCGGGGCGCGTCCGCCAGCCTCAACTTCCCCGACTCGGCCTGGGCGCTGCCCCGAGCGGAGTCGGCGGCCTCGGAGGACGTCCGCCGTGCCGCGGTCGAGGCAGCCGAGATGTTCGGACCGTGGGAGCCGAAATCGCCGCCGAAGCCAGCTCCCGAGGCCGCATGTAGGCCACCGGCGGTGTTCGTGGACGAGGAGCCTCTGTTCAACACGCCGGAGGACATGGCGAGGGGACTGCTGGTGACTCCGCCGGCTGTGTTCGTGGACGAGGAGGCGCTGTTCAACATGCCGGAGTTGCTGGAGGACATGGCGAGGGGACTGCTGGTGACTCCGCCGGCTATGCAGAGAGAGTTCGATTGGGATCGGGTGGCGGACTGCCACACGGACCTGCGGCTGTGGGCGGACTAGCTGAAGACATCACAGTTACAGTGCATTAAACAGCGAGTATATATAGGAATCCATTGAGTTCTCATACTACGTACGaaagtgctctctctctctctctcttatacctTTCAGTCTGTAAACTTCTTCTTAATCCAAAGAGAACACAAATGTATATGTTTGTGTGCATGGAAGATTTCTTTTGTGtagattgatccacttatggaatcaAATCCAATACCTCGCTATCATAGCCAAAGTTTTCATCAACTATGCTACTTTACTTTAAATTTGTCGAATTTAGATCGTAACTTTTAGTATgtggatttaaatttatcatattaatataATACTTTAGATATAAAAAAAGGTCATGCTTAAATAGTGGCAATGTGAAAACTTAATGCGCATTATTTTGTGTGAACTTATGACAACGAGCTCACATAAAATAGACATGAGATTGCCAAGAgagtatataataatatatattggaGGCTactatattaattaaaaaatttgagtTGAAAGGTGTTTGTGATGTGTATGCCGACCACCAAAATCAGGCGTggaattatttattaattattataatgTAACAAAGCCATGTTAGGCTTCTTTTCTATCTTTAAAAAATAGGTTGTATATATCTTTAGAGTTCAACTATCAGTCTACAATTAGGCTATAGATAAACTAAAATATATAACATGTAACGTTAGCAAAGCAAAGCACGTAAAATACAT is from Musa acuminata AAA Group cultivar baxijiao chromosome BXJ1-6, Cavendish_Baxijiao_AAA, whole genome shotgun sequence and encodes:
- the LOC135676238 gene encoding uncharacterized protein LOC135676238; translated protein: MRGRAPAAGGRGGRGDRGLSPPAAAAAAKTKNNRSDWHRNRFLHRSRRNSLSPPTRDRPRRSPDRRSTSVERRNYAPWHSDYARHLHDEPSLPPQLRGRPSPFGCNSYEIPHRLMLPGDPSNLDSEVKPGLRLSHWIKDKDILQPGNGAPGMSSLGLETQNSHYRRSLFLDDGSPQNLYSLPADVNYSLDAAGLKLDNMGRSKGSLNVGHHDYHDQLRNPYDERLGGKAYFKDTPFATTDPPFPRLYGGASSSSFPKDDMLGLYDNHLRRPLDGSIRDAPIKFMDDTVERIGYSQKQFSEPVRWAPLSPAGTEPRYRGYDEINRRELSDREFLVLDDMYEKVSWGSRTDHREKIGSSFRDLVGVRVGELDTSRNVTSESSLWDKQRSLHGDADLDYREGKGITVDYVDSSASGHLGYRVKPSRVHELTSLEETYALGIDAARTSYKERPKSPMYSGHRMDIYGQVVRSPRRELEMEGLYQLSSERMTRRKYVTHSYINEFDPRSVASNDRTAFRRISSPGVTDDIWPEEERQGDINSKELDFGHTKYRSLSHRMSWSDVWLPSGGTFKHAEHGHGMTLKRRLRPGPSESRGPYTSERRKEFRPNKLWKKDIVDRHDGLNHDGNVPRDDNVQVKRDPAEGSEEFKQQVHKAFLRFFKSLNENPQQVKRYQEQGPGSPLLCCVCGSMSKEFVDTHSLVSHLYHSGKVGLKTEHLGLHKALCLLVDWNWLVAPDNSRVYQSGATAEAKALKEDLILWPPVVIIHNSSVEKKVSNSQQKVLSTEGVQEILREMGFEAGKTTICHGKPANQNVFLIKFFPTFSGLQEAEKLHNCFADGNRGRQEFYRRTASKSKANGEREACFKNFPFLYGYLAVAEDLPKLDSEMMKRCLVKSKKDIEAIADAPLNID
- the LOC135677711 gene encoding dehydration-responsive element-binding protein 1F-like; amino-acid sequence: MCVCVCVFRLDTCQRRLQLEACTPFPFCALIMDFEDSSSSSYSCSSSSSGLSTAWAPGPSPKRKAGRKKFRETRHPVYHGVRERNGGKWVSEVREPRKKSRIWLGTFRAPEMAARAHDVAAIALRGASASLNFPDSAWALPRAESAASEDVRRAAVEAAEMFGPWEPKSPPKPAPEAACRPPAVFVDEEPLFNTPEDMARGLLVTPPAVFVDEEALFNMPELLEDMARGLLVTPPAMQREFDWDRVADCHTDLRLWAD